The DNA region AACCGTGTGACAACGGACCCGGCCTGGTGTACGCTCGTTCCGTGCCGCCCGACAGCCCCGATCACGGCGGAGGAAGCCAATGTATCTCGAACACTTCGGCCTGCGCGAGTTCCCCTTCTCGCTCGCGCCCGACCCGCGCTACCTCTACCTGAGCGCGCAGCACCGCGAGGCGCTCGCCCACCTGCTCTATGGCGTGCAGCACGAGGGCGGCTTCGTTCAGCTCACCGGCGAGGTCGGCACCGGCAAGACGACGGTCTGCCGCTGCTTCCTCGAGCAGCTGCCGGCGAAGACCCGCGCCGCCGTGGTCCTCAACCCGGGGCTGACCGCGGCCGAGCTGCTCGCGACCATCTGCGACGAGTTCGAGATCCCGCGACCGGAGGGGACGCCGAGCCTCAAGACGTCGCTCGACCTGATCAACCGCTTCCTGATGGACGCCCACGCCGCGGGCGAGCGCGCGGTGGTCGTCATCGACGAGGCACAGAACCTCGACCCGGACGTGCTCGAGCAGCTGCGCCTGCTCACCAATCTCGAGACGAGTCGCCACAAGCTGCTGCAGATCATCCTCATGGGCCAGCCCGAGCTGCGCGCCACCCTCGCGCGCCCGGACCTGCGCCAGCTCGCCCAGCGCATCACCGCCCGGTTCCACATCCGCCCGCTGACGCGCGAGGAGACCGCCGCGTACGTCCGCCATCGCCTCGGCGTTGCCGGCTGCCACGCGGAGCTGTTCCCGCCGGAGGTGATCCGGCGGCTGCACGGGTTGAGCCGCGGGGTGCCCCGGCTGATCAACATCCTCTGCGATCGGGCGTTGCTCGGCGCGTACGCGCAGGGCAGGCACCAGGTGGACCGCGCGACGCTCGTGCAGGCGGCGCGGGAGGTCGCCGGCAAGACGTGGCAGGAGCGGCTCCCGTTGCGGGCGCTGGCGTTCACCGCGGCCGGCTGCGCGCTCGTCGTCGCGCTCTGGCTGGCCGTGGGGGCGCGTCAGGAGCCGGAGCCCGTTCGCTCGCTGCTGCCGTCGCCCCAATCCGCTCCGGCCCCGGCCCCCGCGCCGTCCGTTGCACCG from bacterium includes:
- a CDS encoding AAA family ATPase yields the protein MYLEHFGLREFPFSLAPDPRYLYLSAQHREALAHLLYGVQHEGGFVQLTGEVGTGKTTVCRCFLEQLPAKTRAAVVLNPGLTAAELLATICDEFEIPRPEGTPSLKTSLDLINRFLMDAHAAGERAVVVIDEAQNLDPDVLEQLRLLTNLETSRHKLLQIILMGQPELRATLARPDLRQLAQRITARFHIRPLTREETAAYVRHRLGVAGCHAELFPPEVIRRLHGLSRGVPRLINILCDRALLGAYAQGRHQVDRATLVQAAREVAGKTWQERLPLRALAFTAAGCALVVALWLAVGARQEPEPVRSLLPSPQSAPAPAPAPSVAPAPPAAPAAGSVASPAVAPATPPPAGPVAVGATTTAGSPAKSPAAPPPAAPAVVAAPAPAAAPVAPLSLQALLEQPAAEREQEAWRWLYRLWGVRAREEDGGCAQALVYGLDCLRGAGGLQQLRLLDRPAVIRVHGAAGASRWLVLERLRAGEATLAAGGARATVAAAALEGFGIRDFALLWRPPAQTGGALGTGDTGAGVAWLAQRLDAVLGAPGGSAPVEVFDAALTERVRDYQRSRNLGIDGVAGPVVLLSLDSDPGPGTPTLGTEGGGP